The DNA segment GGTGCTGCCACGCAGCGCGGAAATCACGTCCTCCGCCGCCGAATCGGGTACGTCCACAAGGGAGAACCGGTCGGCGATCTCGATGGCACCGATGTCGCGGCCCCTGAGCCTCGACTCACCCGCGATGGCACCGACCAGGTCCTGTGGCCGGACACCGGCATGGCGGCCGACTCCGACGAAGAGCCTCGTCATCCCGGACGCCGCGGCCCTCGGGCGCCGCTGCTCCTTGCCACCACGGTCCTTGCGGCCCCTGCGCTCGTCGGGCGGCCACGAGGTCACCTCGGGGATTTCCTCTTCCTCGCTCACCACGCCGCCCGCCTCGTGGGCCAGCTTCACGGCTGCCAGGGCCACCTCGACGACGTCGTACTCCTCGGCAAGCGGTTCGACGACGGCGCGGAACCGGTCGAGGTTCTCCTCCTGAAGGTTCTCCCACAACGCGGCCCTTGTCTGTTCGAGGCGCTGCGCGCGAAGGTCGGCGATGGTCGGGAGCTTCTGCACCGCGAGGCGCTGACCGGTGACCCGCTCGATCGTCTTCAGCATCCGGTGTTCGCGCGGCTCGGCGAGGGTGATGGCGGTGCCTTCCCTGCCTGCTCGCCCCACCCTGCCGATGCGGTGCACGTAGACATCCGGCGCGCTGGGCACGTCGAAGTTGACGACGTGAGTGAGCTGGTCGATGTCGAGCCCGCGCGCCGCGACGTCGGTGGCCACGACGAGGTCGGTCGAGGCACTGCGCAACCGCCCGACGACCCTGTCCCGCTGGCTCTGATCCATGCCGCCGTGCAGGGCCTCGGCCCGGTAGCCACGACCGTTCAGGGTCGAGGTGAGCCGGTCGACCTCTTCCCTCGTGCGGCAGAAGACGACGGCAGCGGTCGGCGCCTCGACGTCGAGCACCCTGCCGAGCGCGGCCGGCTTGTGTCCCTTCGGGACGACGTAGGCGGTCTGCCGCACCTTCGCCGTCTCGCCGTCGGTCGAGGCCTTCTTGCCGAGTTCGATGCGCTCGGGATCGGTGAGATAGCGGCGGACCATACCGGTGATTCGCGGTGGCATGGTGGCCGAGAACAACATCGTCTGCCGCTCGTCGGGGGTCTCCTGGAGGATCGCCTCGATGTCCTCCGCGAAGCCCATGTCCAGCATCTCGTCGGCCTCGTCGAGCACGACGACCTCGATGTCACTGAGCGAGAGGGTCCCCCTCGCGAGGTGATCGAGCACCCTGCCCGGCGTCGCGACGGCGACGTCGACACCGCGTTCCAGCGCCTTCATCT comes from the Prauserella marina genome and includes:
- a CDS encoding DEAD/DEAH box helicase, producing MADKADHVQDVSGTEREPDPADTGATAETADTADAADTADASDDGKDQDRADTENADADTDNTAADNIAAAADTGTADNSTAAADSTDGTDGTGTADTDTAAGDPGQDDAAVTFADLHLRAELLTALSELGYEEPTPIQRAAIPSLLAGRDLVGQAATGTGKTAAFALPTLQRITGRGKRDTGKKGPAALVLVPTRELAVQVCEAMHRYGHKMGSRVVPIYGGQPIVRQMKALERGVDVAVATPGRVLDHLARGTLSLSDIEVVVLDEADEMLDMGFAEDIEAILQETPDERQTMLFSATMPPRITGMVRRYLTDPERIELGKKASTDGETAKVRQTAYVVPKGHKPAALGRVLDVEAPTAAVVFCRTREEVDRLTSTLNGRGYRAEALHGGMDQSQRDRVVGRLRSASTDLVVATDVAARGLDIDQLTHVVNFDVPSAPDVYVHRIGRVGRAGREGTAITLAEPREHRMLKTIERVTGQRLAVQKLPTIADLRAQRLEQTRAALWENLQEENLDRFRAVVEPLAEEYDVVEVALAAVKLAHEAGGVVSEEEEIPEVTSWPPDERRGRKDRGGKEQRRPRAAASGMTRLFVGVGRHAGVRPQDLVGAIAGESRLRGRDIGAIEIADRFSLVDVPDSAAEDVISALRGSTIKGRKATIRRERFTKGR